In Lodderomyces elongisporus chromosome 1, complete sequence, a genomic segment contains:
- the VPS24 gene encoding Vacuolar protein-sorting-associated protein 24 (BUSCO:EOG0926510L) produces MEFIKNQIWGPDPKEQMRKINQLLRKNKREIDRSLNQLQPLKKKTEGLIKKAAKEKDYKTAKLYAKEYININRQYNKLYTSRTRIESITMAINEQWQMNKLTKSIGASTLVMKDVNSLIHIGAVSQTMQELSKELTKAGVINEMMDDMVDLEIEDEELEGESQEEVNKIITSLTEDKFNKIESGVPQVEFEDKEHEATERVGEADEEEEEEEDNIAIDEMRQRLKALQ; encoded by the exons ATGGAATTTATCAAGAACCAAATATGGGGGCCCGACCCCAAGGAGCAA ATGAGGAAGATCAACCAACTACTTCGCAAAAACAAGCGAGAGATTGACCGTTCCTTAAATCAACTACAGcctttgaagaaaaagaccgAAGGGCTTATAAAGAAGGcagcaaaggaaaaggattACAAAACGGCCAAACTATATGCTAAGGAGtatatcaatatcaatcGACAGTACAACAAGCTATACACATCAAGAACTAGAATAGAATCGATCACAATGGCAATAAACGAACAGTGGCAAATGAATAAACTTACAAAATCTATTGGTGCATCAACCTTAGTGATGAAAGATGTTAATCTGTTGATCCACATTGGTGCCGTATCACAAACCATGCAAGAGTTGTCAAAGGAACTAACAAAAGCTGGAGTGATTAATGAAATGATGGACGATATGGTTGACTTGGAGATTGAAGACGAAGAATTGGAAGGTGAGTCGCAAGAAGAGGTTAACAAGATTATTACCAGCTTGACCGAGGataaattcaacaaaattGAGTCGGGAGTTCCGCAAGTAGAGTTTGAAGACAAGGAACATGAGGCAACAGAGAGGGTTGGCGAAGCagacgaagaagaggaagaagaggaagataaTATTGCAATTGATGAAATGAGACAAAGGTTAAAGGCTTTGCAGTAA